The proteins below come from a single Sporosarcina sp. FSL K6-3457 genomic window:
- the yhfH gene encoding protein YhfH: MIENVIEFFKNLPAKVCTSCGNEIEEQHECYGNKCDSCNIV; encoded by the coding sequence ATGATCGAAAATGTCATCGAGTTTTTTAAAAACTTACCCGCTAAAGTTTGTACGTCTTGCGGAAATGAAATCGAAGAACAGCATGAGTGCTACGGCAACAAATGCGATTCTTGCAATATAGTGTGA
- the yhfH gene encoding protein YhfH, translating to MIENVIEFFKNLPTKVCTSCGNEIEEQHECYGNKCDSCNIV from the coding sequence ATGATTGAAAATGTCATCGAGTTTTTTAAAAACCTACCCACTAAAGTTTGTACGTCTTGCGGAAATGAAATCGAAGAACAGCATGAGTGCTACGGTAACAAATGCGACTCTTGCAATATAGTATAA
- the yhfH gene encoding protein YhfH: MIENVIEFFKNLPAKVCTSCGNEIEEQHECYGNKCNSCNIV; encoded by the coding sequence ATGATCGAAAATGTCATCGAGTTTTTTAAAAACTTACCCGCTAAAGTTTGTACGTCTTGCGGAAATGAAATCGAAGAACAGCATGAGTGCTACGGCAACAAATGCAATTCTTGCAATATAGTGTGA
- the yhfH gene encoding protein YhfH has product MIENVIEFFKNLPAKVCTSCGKEIEEQHECYGNKCDSCNIL; this is encoded by the coding sequence ATGATCGAAAACGTCATCGAATTTTTCAAAAATCTACCTGCTAAAGTTTGTACGTCTTGTGGAAAAGAAATTGAAGAACAGCATGAGTGCTACGGCAACAAATGCGATTCTTGCAATATTTTATGA